From Deltaproteobacteria bacterium, a single genomic window includes:
- a CDS encoding AAA family ATPase → MSDPAPDELGRMKRERDLYRALLELGGQERLEPLLEHALALVVDVTGASQGYLEVRDAASDDNAATWWMGHACSPAEVDEIRASVSRGIIAEALASGRTILTHSALLDDRFRNRESVRTRKIEAVICAPIGGDVSRGVVYLQGRAAPGVFTDEAREHAEAMARHLAPFVERLLERARSERAGDATRALRSRYRVDEIVGRGHAIAQALEQAMLAAPLDVSVLLTGPSGSGKSLLARSIHANSRRAAGPFVELNCAALPETLLESELFGAPAGSHSEARRNQAGKVAAAEGGTLFLDEVGEIPFAAQAKLLQLLQSKQYYPLGSPQPVLADIRLIAATNEDLREAVKARRFREDLFYRLQVLPIRMPELAERREDLPDLSTHLLDSACRRNGLPSLRLGSAALRAIQAGEWPGNVRELENAVQAAAIRAAGEGVDTIEPRHLFPTAARPTEAPGEFSFRDATRWFQRELVERTLRDHDWNIAEAARRLGLARSHVYNLIRAFEIGRE, encoded by the coding sequence ATGAGTGACCCCGCGCCCGACGAGCTCGGGCGAATGAAGCGCGAACGGGACCTGTACCGCGCCCTTCTCGAGCTCGGCGGGCAGGAGCGGCTCGAGCCGCTGCTCGAGCACGCGCTGGCGCTGGTGGTCGACGTCACCGGCGCTTCGCAGGGCTATCTCGAGGTGCGCGACGCGGCCAGCGACGACAACGCCGCGACCTGGTGGATGGGCCACGCGTGCTCGCCGGCCGAGGTCGACGAGATCCGCGCCTCGGTCTCGCGCGGCATCATCGCCGAGGCGCTCGCGAGCGGCCGCACGATCCTCACCCACTCCGCGCTCCTCGACGACCGCTTCCGCAATCGCGAGAGCGTGCGCACGCGCAAGATCGAGGCCGTGATCTGCGCGCCGATCGGCGGCGACGTCTCGCGCGGCGTGGTGTACCTGCAGGGCCGCGCGGCGCCGGGCGTGTTCACGGACGAGGCGCGCGAACACGCCGAGGCGATGGCGCGCCACCTGGCGCCGTTCGTCGAGCGGCTGCTCGAGCGCGCGCGAAGCGAACGCGCGGGCGACGCCACCCGCGCGCTGCGCTCGCGCTACCGCGTGGACGAGATCGTCGGACGCGGCCACGCGATCGCGCAGGCGCTCGAGCAGGCCATGCTCGCCGCGCCGCTCGACGTGAGCGTGCTTCTCACCGGCCCGTCGGGCAGCGGCAAGAGCCTGCTCGCGCGCTCGATCCACGCGAACAGCCGCCGCGCGGCCGGTCCGTTCGTCGAGCTGAACTGCGCGGCGCTGCCCGAGACACTTCTCGAGAGCGAGCTCTTCGGCGCGCCCGCCGGCAGTCACTCCGAGGCGCGCCGCAATCAGGCCGGAAAGGTCGCCGCGGCCGAGGGCGGCACGCTGTTCCTCGACGAGGTCGGCGAGATTCCGTTCGCCGCACAGGCCAAGCTGCTGCAGCTGCTCCAGTCCAAGCAGTACTACCCGCTCGGCAGCCCGCAGCCGGTGCTGGCCGACATCCGCCTGATCGCCGCCACCAACGAGGACCTGCGCGAGGCCGTGAAGGCGCGCCGCTTCCGCGAGGACCTGTTCTACCGCCTGCAGGTGCTGCCGATCCGCATGCCCGAGCTCGCCGAGCGCCGCGAGGACCTGCCCGACCTGTCCACGCACCTGCTCGACTCGGCCTGCCGCCGCAACGGCCTGCCCTCGCTTCGCCTCGGCAGCGCCGCCCTGCGCGCGATCCAGGCCGGCGAGTGGCCGGGAAACGTCCGCGAGCTCGAGAACGCAGTCCAGGCCGCCGCGATTCGCGCCGCCGGCGAGGGCGTCGACACGATCGAGCCCCGCCACCTGTTCCCGACCGCCGCCCGCCCGACCGAGGCCCCCGGCGAGTTCAGCTTCCGCGACGCCACCCGCTGGTTCCAGCGCGAGCTCGTCGAGCGCACCCTGCGCGACCACGACTGGAACATCGCCGAAGCCGCGCGCCGCCTCGGCCTGGCCCGCTCCCACGTCTACAACCTGATCCGCGCGTTCGAGATCGGGCGGGAGTGA
- the argG gene encoding argininosuccinate synthase has product MANILQSLPVGERVGIAFSGGLDTSAALHWMRQKGAIPYAYTANLGQPDEPDYDEIPRKALQYGAERARLVDCRRALVHEGLAALQCGAFHITTAGVPYFNTTPLGRAVTGTLLVAAMKDDDVNIWGDGSTYKGNDIERFYRYGLLANPNLRIYKPWLDQTFIDELGGRKEMSEYMERAGFAYRMSVEKAYSTDSNLLGATHEAKDLERLNAGIKIVQPIMGVAAFREDVVVRAETVTIRFEEGQPVALNGMTYTDPVKLLLDANAIGGRHGLGMSDQIENRIIEAKSRGIYEAPGMALLFIGYERLVTGIHNEDTIEQYRENGRRLGRLLYQGRWFDPQAMMLRESAQRWIARAITGEVTVELRRGNDWSLLDTVSPNLTYHPERLTMEKGSSVFSPQDRIGQLTMRNLDISDTRDKLGIYTKAGLLSQPSSGELPLLPAVESEREPGEE; this is encoded by the coding sequence GTGGCGAACATCCTGCAGAGCCTTCCGGTCGGTGAGCGCGTCGGGATCGCCTTCTCGGGCGGCCTCGACACGAGCGCGGCGCTGCACTGGATGCGCCAGAAGGGCGCGATCCCGTACGCGTACACCGCGAACCTCGGCCAGCCGGACGAGCCGGACTACGACGAGATCCCGCGCAAGGCGCTCCAGTACGGCGCCGAGCGCGCGCGGCTGGTCGACTGCCGGCGCGCGCTGGTCCACGAGGGCCTGGCGGCGCTGCAGTGCGGCGCGTTCCACATCACCACCGCGGGCGTCCCGTACTTCAACACCACGCCGCTCGGCCGCGCGGTGACCGGCACCCTGCTCGTCGCCGCGATGAAGGACGACGACGTAAACATCTGGGGCGACGGCAGCACGTACAAGGGCAACGACATCGAGCGCTTCTACCGCTACGGGCTGCTCGCCAATCCGAACCTGCGCATCTACAAGCCCTGGCTCGACCAGACGTTCATCGACGAGCTCGGTGGCCGCAAGGAGATGAGCGAGTACATGGAGCGCGCCGGCTTCGCGTACCGGATGAGCGTCGAGAAGGCGTACTCGACCGACTCCAACCTGCTCGGCGCGACCCACGAGGCCAAGGACCTGGAGCGCCTGAACGCCGGGATCAAGATCGTGCAGCCGATCATGGGCGTCGCCGCGTTCCGCGAGGACGTGGTCGTGCGCGCCGAGACGGTCACGATCCGCTTCGAAGAGGGCCAGCCGGTCGCGCTGAACGGCATGACCTACACCGATCCGGTCAAGCTCTTGCTCGACGCGAACGCGATCGGCGGGCGCCACGGGCTGGGCATGAGCGACCAGATCGAGAACCGCATCATCGAGGCCAAGAGCCGCGGCATCTACGAGGCGCCGGGAATGGCGCTGCTCTTCATCGGCTACGAGCGGCTCGTCACCGGCATCCACAACGAGGACACGATCGAGCAGTACCGCGAGAACGGCCGCAGGCTCGGGCGCCTGCTCTACCAGGGCCGTTGGTTCGACCCGCAGGCGATGATGCTTCGCGAGTCCGCGCAGCGCTGGATCGCGCGCGCGATCACCGGCGAGGTCACCGTCGAGCTGCGGCGCGGAAACGACTGGTCGCTTCTCGACACCGTGAGCCCCAACCTGACCTATCACCCGGAGCGGCTGACCATGGAGAAGGGCAGCTCCGTGTTCTCGCCGCAGGATCGCATCGGCCAGCTCACGATGCGCAATCTCGACATCAGCGACACGCGCGACAAGCTGGGGATCTACACCAAGGCCGGGCTGCTCTCCCAGCCGTCGAGCGGGGAGCTGCCGCTGTTGCCGGCCGTCGAGAGCGAGCGCGAGCCGGGCGAAGAGTAG
- a CDS encoding adenylate/guanylate cyclase domain-containing protein has protein sequence MKTRQPSRRSNLRPVPAVSAPEEVDVTLLFCDVVRSTELTRRLGDRGAYGVIQEFHDLVLRAATPEGGHELELRGDGVLLAFEDSRHAVDCGVGIQRSLLGMPQDRRVSARIGIHTGSALRVATGYFGSNVILAARVAEEAAPGEILVSSAIVQKLSEHGLSVDAGHWVTLKGIPEACLVFSLPWRSKRESFEKPSAWSPAHEAMCLAFGSVRETGSESDAPSCMLGPRGQA, from the coding sequence ATGAAGACCCGCCAGCCATCCCGGCGAAGCAACCTCCGGCCGGTCCCCGCGGTGTCGGCTCCGGAGGAGGTGGATGTGACGCTGTTGTTCTGCGACGTGGTGCGCTCGACCGAGCTCACGCGTCGGCTCGGCGACCGCGGCGCCTACGGCGTGATCCAGGAGTTCCACGACCTGGTGCTCCGCGCCGCGACTCCCGAGGGCGGCCACGAGCTCGAGCTTCGCGGCGACGGCGTGCTGCTCGCGTTCGAGGACTCACGGCACGCGGTGGACTGCGGGGTCGGGATCCAGCGCAGCCTGCTCGGCATGCCCCAGGATCGGCGCGTGAGTGCCCGGATCGGCATCCACACCGGTTCCGCGCTTCGCGTCGCGACCGGCTACTTCGGCAGCAACGTGATCCTCGCCGCGCGCGTGGCGGAGGAGGCCGCGCCGGGCGAGATCCTCGTCTCGTCGGCCATCGTGCAGAAGCTCTCGGAGCACGGGCTCTCCGTGGACGCCGGGCACTGGGTGACGCTCAAGGGGATTCCGGAAGCGTGCCTCGTGTTCTCGCTCCCCTGGCGTTCGAAGCGCGAGTCTTTCGAGAAACCTTCGGCCTGGTCCCCCGCGCACGAAGCGATGTGTCTGGCATTCGGCAGCGTACGTGAAACAGGATCCGAGAGCGACGCCCCGTCGTGTATGCTCGGCCCGCGTGGCCAGGCATGA